The following proteins come from a genomic window of Helicobacter canadensis MIT 98-5491:
- a CDS encoding aldo/keto reductase — translation MKYRYLGNSGQVIPNMILGTATFGGSTELFKKWGSTQVDEAKALIKVCMDLGFNAFDTADCYSLGDSEIILGQALKDYKRSEVFISTKTGMWMSDNPNDIGTSRSKILQSVEASLQRLQTDYIDLYHLHCYDARTPHIEALQTLNDLVKSGKIRYFGVSNYSGWHLMKMLSVADAYNLQRPVVHQAYYSLGAREFENELMPLGIEEKIGTLVWSPLSGSLLSGKITRSKQNIDDSRLGRGGAWDMDREHLLSIVDELESISKETGYSIAQIALAWVLSRPTISSLVIGATKVEQLKENLQASELQLDVEHIKRLDKASQTKLAYPYWHQRFTVDNRDPYPVNLY, via the coding sequence ATGAAATATAGATACTTAGGCAATAGTGGGCAAGTTATACCAAATATGATACTAGGAACTGCGACATTTGGAGGCAGCACAGAACTTTTTAAAAAATGGGGTAGCACTCAAGTAGATGAGGCTAAGGCTTTGATTAAAGTGTGTATGGATTTAGGGTTTAATGCCTTTGATACCGCAGATTGTTATTCTCTTGGAGATTCTGAAATTATTTTGGGACAAGCACTTAAAGATTACAAAAGATCAGAAGTTTTTATCTCTACAAAAACAGGTATGTGGATGAGCGATAATCCAAATGACATCGGCACTTCAAGATCAAAGATTTTACAAAGTGTTGAAGCGAGTTTGCAGAGATTACAAACAGATTATATTGATTTGTATCATTTGCATTGCTATGATGCAAGAACTCCGCATATAGAAGCCTTGCAAACACTTAATGACTTAGTCAAATCAGGCAAAATACGCTATTTTGGAGTGAGCAATTATTCGGGTTGGCATTTGATGAAAATGCTTAGTGTTGCAGATGCCTATAATCTCCAAAGACCCGTGGTGCATCAAGCGTATTATTCGCTTGGTGCGAGAGAATTTGAAAATGAGTTAATGCCACTTGGAATAGAAGAAAAAATCGGCACACTTGTTTGGAGTCCTTTGAGTGGATCTCTGCTATCAGGCAAAATCACAAGAAGCAAACAAAACATCGATGATTCTAGATTAGGAAGAGGCGGTGCTTGGGATATGGATAGAGAGCATTTATTAAGTATTGTAGATGAGTTAGAATCTATTAGTAAAGAAACTGGTTATTCAATAGCACAAATTGCACTTGCTTGGGTATTATCAAGACCGACAATTAGCTCTCTTGTGATAGGTGCTACAAAAGTTGAGCAATTAAAAGAAAATTTGCAAGCTAGTGAGTTACAGCTTGATGTAGAACATATCAAAAGATTAGATAAGGCTAGTCAAACAAAATTGGCATATCCATATTGGCATCAGAGATTTACGGTAGATAACAGAGATCCTTATCCTGTGAATCTGTATTAA
- a CDS encoding HpcH/HpaI aldolase/citrate lyase family protein codes for MSNSTYPKAKSLLFVSGIKPENFTPSFESEADAIILDIEDSVPSDRKDEGRANILNFCRNHSQYKFFVRVNDAQSPFFADDMKFLKELGLDKLHGIMLAKTEQKEHVESVNAALGKIPLLLLIESAMGVQNVNLTASQPNVRQLAFGAFDMILDLGLRDGEGKDFMLNYVRTQIALASRINNLLPPINRVFPNTRDESRLKINMELAYSMGFGGSLTFYPNQLPIINAIFAQGNNQIEWAKEVMRLVAIHKGEPFSFEGNVVDLPMIKKAQGILERKY; via the coding sequence ATGTCTAACTCAACTTACCCCAAGGCAAAAAGTCTTCTTTTTGTATCTGGCATTAAACCCGAAAATTTTACACCTAGTTTTGAAAGCGAAGCGGATGCGATTATTTTGGATATAGAAGATTCAGTTCCAAGTGATCGCAAAGATGAAGGTAGGGCTAATATTTTAAATTTTTGTCGCAATCATAGTCAATATAAATTCTTTGTGCGTGTCAATGATGCACAAAGTCCATTTTTTGCAGATGATATGAAGTTTTTAAAAGAACTTGGTTTAGATAAACTTCATGGTATTATGTTAGCCAAAACCGAACAAAAAGAACATGTAGAATCTGTTAATGCAGCACTTGGCAAGATTCCATTGCTTTTACTTATTGAAAGTGCAATGGGTGTGCAAAATGTTAATCTTACCGCCTCACAACCCAATGTCAGACAACTTGCCTTTGGGGCTTTTGATATGATTTTAGATCTAGGTTTAAGAGATGGGGAAGGCAAAGATTTTATGCTTAATTATGTGCGAACACAAATAGCATTAGCAAGCAGAATCAACAATCTTTTACCCCCTATTAATCGTGTTTTCCCTAACACTAGAGATGAATCAAGACTCAAAATAAATATGGAATTAGCTTATTCTATGGGTTTTGGTGGTTCATTAACTTTCTATCCAAATCAACTTCCAATTATCAATGCGATTTTTGCTCAAGGCAATAATCAAATTGAATGGGCAAAAGAAGTTATGCGGTTAGTAGCAATTCACAAAGGAGAGCCATTTAGCTTTGAAGGTAATGTCGTAGATCTTCCTATGATTAAAAAAGCACAAGGTATTTTGGAGAGAAAATACTAA
- a CDS encoding ArsB/NhaD family transporter, whose protein sequence is MGYLIFALTMLCIYMRPFKLPIWIFSTLGAMCAYGLNAVSLDDIMLVWKITKPSTLALIGLILFSLAFEKLGFFSHLASHIIPNSHFIHTWKFFVLLIILGSVVSMVFANDGAILVLTPLVLALFNKIDFSKQKLTTPKIKLFASFSPLVVFLLLISFISDFASNALIISNLTNIITAEMFEINFLHFAMMMALPQIFGIFVFIIIAWICFKHFLPHTLHFTLDTPTHSNAHSNPKSNYKPSKITLTLCYILIIILFIGITIGQRYGIELYVFLFSISFIALIYAKALGLIQAKTLLKETPFSVVVFSFGLFIVVFGVKNAGFLSTMRTIFDTIDLAPLLMQIFSVGIFSSLGSSIINNLPMVLLGNLTLQSFELNSLQTQILAFAHLLGCNIGSKLTPLGSLATLLFLLKLKIYNIKISLLQYISFAFILTFCVLLAALFGLWISTIILY, encoded by the coding sequence ATGGGATATCTTATTTTTGCACTTACAATGCTTTGCATTTATATGCGCCCTTTTAAACTACCCATATGGATCTTTAGCACACTTGGAGCAATGTGTGCCTATGGTTTAAATGCAGTCAGTCTTGATGATATTATGCTTGTGTGGAAAATCACCAAACCTAGCACTTTAGCACTCATTGGACTTATTCTTTTTAGCCTTGCTTTTGAGAAACTTGGATTCTTTTCTCATCTTGCCTCACACATCATCCCTAACTCGCATTTTATTCATACTTGGAAATTTTTTGTATTACTTATCATTTTAGGCAGTGTAGTGAGTATGGTTTTTGCCAATGATGGAGCAATTTTAGTGCTAACTCCACTTGTATTGGCACTTTTTAACAAAATAGACTTTAGCAAACAAAAACTCACCACCCCAAAAATAAAATTATTTGCTTCTTTCTCACCTCTTGTAGTTTTCTTGCTTCTTATTAGCTTTATTAGCGATTTTGCCTCCAATGCCCTTATTATTTCCAATCTTACTAACATTATCACAGCAGAAATGTTTGAAATCAACTTTTTACACTTTGCTATGATGATGGCACTACCTCAAATTTTTGGAATATTTGTCTTTATCATCATTGCTTGGATTTGTTTTAAGCATTTTCTACCACACACCCTACACTTCACCCTAGATACTCCAACTCATAGCAATGCACATTCTAATCCAAAGTCAAACTACAAGCCCTCCAAAATAACTCTCACTCTATGCTATATCTTAATCATCATTTTATTTATAGGCATCACTATTGGGCAACGCTATGGTATAGAACTCTATGTATTTTTATTTAGCATTAGCTTTATTGCACTTATCTATGCCAAAGCTTTAGGCTTGATTCAAGCCAAAACTTTATTAAAAGAAACTCCTTTTTCTGTGGTAGTTTTTAGTTTTGGACTTTTTATTGTTGTCTTTGGAGTGAAAAATGCAGGATTTTTAAGCACTATGCGAACTATTTTTGATACCATAGATCTAGCACCGCTTTTAATGCAAATTTTTAGCGTTGGAATCTTCTCAAGCCTTGGATCTAGCATTATAAACAATCTTCCTATGGTGCTTTTAGGTAATCTCACACTTCAATCTTTTGAGCTTAATTCACTACAAACTCAAATCCTTGCATTTGCACACTTACTAGGTTGCAATATTGGCTCCAAACTTACACCCCTAGGATCACTTGCCACCCTACTCTTTTTGCTTAAACTTAAAATCTACAATATCAAAATTTCACTTTTACAATACATAAGTTTTGCTTTTATTCTTACCTTTTGTGTTCTTTTAGCTGCTCTTTTTGGGCTATGGATAAGCACAATAATTCTCTATTAA
- a CDS encoding proline dehydrogenase family protein has translation MKQIIEESLKFAEELQSKIEANISQSEREFHGKMQKLLSNPKNKVMLIELLDRSFRCKDKRASFELIEHTLNKFGIADFFSPFEKFLLYSFITLGRFAPNVSVPFFVSHLRKDTSAMVLDANESFLKPHMEKRKQNDHITLNVNLIGEEVLGEAESQYRIQKYEEALQSSFITYISIKITTIFSQINIIDFEYSKNEVVKRLDHLYALAEVEEKRQGVEKFINLDMEEFRDLELTVAAFMESLSKFNIKAGIVLQAYIPDSYEYLKKLFAFSKQRVQEGKKPIKIRFVKGANMESEETIASQRGWELPTFSKKIDTDSNYNKMLDFILQDENYKYINIGIASHNIFEIAYAYTRIKEANAFGSFTFEMLEGMSLQCSYEISKLHNLILYAPVCDEAHFNNAIAYLVRRLDENTSEDNFMRYFFNLKVGDANWQAQKALFLKSLEGIKNLDNSTHRTQDRNKELTIKSAYETKVFKNESDTDFILPQNREWAKKIKEKYENLEAYEVYPVISEVIKKADLKHIEVRDKIKNRLIAQVHLAGEKEIKQALEVAKNSKFKEKSFDEIHQILAKAAKIMREKRGDLIGIAALEVGKTFLEIDPEVSEAIDFTEFYPHSLATLIKQNPKTKFAPKGVGVTIAPWNFPVGISVGTIVAPLAAGNAVIYKPSSLSTLTGYMICECLWEAGVPKDALIFLPSKGSDISKYLLTNEAIKFAILTGGEETAYRMLEANPTLLLSAETGGKNATIVSKFADRDSAIKNIIHSAFSNSGQKCSATSLLVLEDEVYNDKEFKKTLVDAASSMLVGSPFEFKNKIAALCDEIDPKVQRALDELKPYEEWALKPKFIDDNKHLMSPGIKYGTKKGDFTHMTELFAPILSVMRAKDLKEAIEIVNATGYGLTAGFESLDEREWEYFHTHIEAGNIYINKPTTGAIVLRQPFGGVKKSAIGFGRKVGIYNYITQFLEITQEEADNHLLENRISTTLKDLGMSELDKMAQSYAYHYKNEFSVAKDYVDIRGEDNLFSYTKIKNLAYRVCKEDSLRDILGVILAANIATIELLVSFEENPHIQKAKELCQKLGFKVEFLEETQEDFVNKISNYERIRYHLIPNVDDKIYREASRLAKIIIREKPLINGRFELLFYHNEKSVSISYHRYGNLGIRALEK, from the coding sequence ATGAAACAAATAATAGAAGAATCTCTCAAATTTGCTGAAGAGCTACAAAGCAAGATTGAAGCAAATATTTCACAAAGTGAGCGAGAATTTCATGGCAAAATGCAAAAATTACTTAGCAATCCCAAAAATAAAGTTATGCTTATAGAGCTTTTGGATCGATCTTTTAGATGCAAAGATAAAAGAGCTTCTTTTGAGTTAATAGAACACACTTTAAATAAATTTGGTATAGCAGACTTTTTCTCGCCCTTTGAAAAATTCTTGCTTTATAGTTTTATTACTTTGGGTCGATTCGCGCCAAATGTTTCTGTTCCCTTTTTTGTCTCTCATTTGAGAAAAGATACAAGTGCTATGGTGCTAGATGCAAATGAGAGTTTTTTAAAACCACATATGGAGAAAAGAAAGCAAAATGATCACATTACTTTAAATGTAAATTTAATTGGTGAAGAGGTCTTGGGTGAAGCAGAATCGCAATATCGAATCCAAAAGTATGAAGAAGCTTTGCAATCAAGTTTTATTACATATATTTCTATCAAAATCACCACTATTTTTTCACAAATCAACATTATAGACTTTGAATATTCAAAAAATGAAGTGGTAAAAAGACTCGATCATCTTTATGCCCTAGCCGAAGTGGAGGAAAAAAGGCAAGGTGTGGAGAAATTTATCAATCTTGATATGGAAGAATTTCGGGATCTTGAGCTAACAGTTGCTGCCTTTATGGAAAGTCTTTCTAAATTTAATATTAAAGCAGGTATTGTTTTACAGGCTTATATACCGGATTCTTATGAATATCTTAAAAAACTCTTTGCTTTTTCAAAACAAAGAGTGCAGGAAGGTAAAAAACCTATAAAAATTCGCTTTGTAAAAGGTGCAAATATGGAGAGTGAGGAGACAATCGCTAGTCAAAGGGGCTGGGAGCTTCCTACTTTCTCTAAAAAGATTGATACAGATAGTAATTATAATAAAATGCTTGATTTTATCTTACAAGATGAAAATTATAAATATATCAACATTGGTATAGCAAGTCATAACATTTTTGAAATTGCTTATGCCTATACAAGAATCAAAGAAGCAAACGCATTTGGGAGCTTTACCTTTGAAATGCTTGAGGGTATGAGTTTGCAATGTTCTTATGAGATTTCTAAACTTCATAATCTTATTTTGTATGCACCCGTGTGTGATGAAGCGCATTTCAACAATGCCATAGCTTACCTTGTTCGAAGACTTGATGAAAATACTAGTGAAGATAATTTTATGCGGTATTTCTTTAATTTAAAGGTCGGTGATGCAAATTGGCAAGCACAAAAAGCATTGTTTTTAAAAAGCCTTGAAGGCATCAAAAATTTGGATAACAGCACCCATAGAACGCAAGATAGAAATAAAGAATTAACAATCAAAAGTGCCTATGAAACTAAGGTATTCAAAAATGAAAGTGATACAGATTTTATTTTGCCTCAAAATAGAGAATGGGCAAAAAAAATCAAAGAAAAATATGAAAATTTAGAAGCCTATGAAGTCTATCCTGTGATTTCTGAAGTGATTAAAAAGGCGGATTTAAAACACATAGAAGTAAGAGATAAGATTAAAAATCGTTTGATTGCTCAAGTGCATTTAGCTGGTGAAAAAGAGATTAAACAAGCCCTAGAAGTTGCTAAAAATTCTAAATTTAAAGAAAAAAGTTTTGATGAGATTCATCAAATTTTAGCCAAGGCAGCCAAGATTATGAGGGAAAAAAGAGGGGATTTAATAGGAATTGCAGCCCTAGAAGTAGGAAAGACTTTTTTAGAAATTGATCCTGAAGTGAGTGAAGCTATTGACTTTACTGAATTCTATCCTCATTCTTTGGCTACATTAATCAAGCAAAATCCAAAAACAAAATTTGCACCCAAAGGTGTTGGAGTAACAATCGCCCCTTGGAATTTCCCTGTTGGAATCTCAGTGGGGACAATAGTAGCTCCATTAGCAGCGGGTAATGCAGTGATTTATAAGCCTTCATCTTTATCTACACTCACAGGGTATATGATATGTGAATGTTTGTGGGAAGCTGGAGTGCCAAAAGATGCCCTTATTTTCTTGCCTTCAAAAGGAAGTGATATTTCAAAATATTTACTCACTAATGAAGCGATAAAATTTGCTATTCTCACAGGAGGAGAAGAGACAGCCTATAGGATGCTAGAAGCTAACCCAACCTTGCTTTTAAGCGCAGAAACTGGCGGTAAAAATGCTACCATTGTCTCAAAATTTGCCGATAGGGATAGTGCGATTAAAAACATTATCCACTCTGCTTTTTCAAATTCAGGACAGAAGTGTTCAGCTACTTCTTTGCTTGTTCTTGAAGATGAGGTTTATAATGATAAGGAATTCAAAAAAACCCTTGTGGATGCAGCTTCATCTATGCTAGTTGGCTCACCTTTTGAATTTAAAAATAAAATTGCAGCACTTTGTGATGAAATTGATCCAAAAGTCCAAAGAGCCTTAGATGAATTGAAGCCTTATGAAGAATGGGCGTTAAAACCAAAATTTATAGATGACAATAAACATTTAATGAGTCCGGGCATAAAATATGGCACCAAAAAAGGTGATTTTACGCATATGACAGAGCTTTTTGCGCCCATTCTTAGTGTGATGAGGGCAAAAGATCTTAAGGAAGCTATTGAGATAGTTAATGCTACAGGATATGGTTTGACAGCTGGTTTTGAAAGTCTTGATGAAAGAGAATGGGAGTATTTCCATACGCATATAGAAGCAGGAAATATTTATATCAATAAGCCAACTACTGGCGCTATCGTGCTTCGTCAGCCTTTTGGTGGAGTGAAAAAATCAGCCATAGGTTTTGGTAGAAAGGTGGGAATTTATAACTACATTACGCAATTTTTAGAAATTACCCAAGAAGAAGCAGATAATCATTTGCTTGAAAATAGAATTTCAACAACACTTAAAGATTTGGGAATGAGTGAGCTTGATAAAATGGCACAATCTTATGCCTATCATTATAAAAATGAATTTTCTGTAGCAAAAGATTATGTTGATATTAGGGGCGAGGATAATCTCTTTTCTTACACTAAGATTAAAAATCTAGCTTACAGGGTTTGCAAAGAGGATAGCCTAAGAGATATTTTGGGGGTTATTTTGGCTGCAAATATAGCAACAATAGAGCTTTTAGTAAGCTTTGAAGAAAATCCACACATACAAAAAGCAAAGGAATTGTGTCAAAAGCTAGGCTTTAAAGTTGAGTTCTTAGAAGAAACACAAGAGGATTTTGTGAATAAAATTTCAAATTATGAAAGAATCCGCTACCACTTGATACCAAATGTTGATGATAAGATTTATAGAGAAGCTTCAAGATTAGCTAAGATTATTATTAGAGAGAAGCCACTTATAAATGGTCGATTTGAGCTTCTATTCTATCACAATGAAAAATCTGTGAGTATATCTTATCATCGCTATGGAAATTTAGGAATCCGAGCTTTAGAAAAATAA
- a CDS encoding HTH domain-containing protein, with protein sequence MAKMTFLELAKQILQEAKQPMTYQQIWDMATQKGLTQSLESAGKTPWQTLAAQLYLNIKRQDSIFFIATKRPTTFWLKSRKDELKEDVQELITKEETESLKNTKYKERDLHPLLVYYLANATEFRLQCKTIYHEKSKKQISGKDKWENPDIVGVYIPFNDYEPQTLEILKHINHNVCSLFSFELKVKVNFGNLKESYFQAVSNSSWANEGYLVIFEDIEDDVLEELRRLNASFGIGVIKLEANPLDSRVLLSAKRSEIDLQTMNRLVDSNPNFREFVADINKQIKAGADTKIQACFDEVLEEEVLEKYLKNTIYLD encoded by the coding sequence ATGGCAAAAATGACATTTTTGGAGTTAGCAAAGCAGATTTTGCAAGAAGCTAAGCAGCCTATGACTTACCAACAAATATGGGATATGGCTACACAAAAGGGACTTACGCAATCTTTAGAAAGTGCTGGCAAAACGCCTTGGCAAACCTTAGCAGCACAACTTTATCTCAATATTAAAAGGCAAGATTCTATCTTTTTCATTGCTACCAAGCGACCTACCACCTTTTGGCTCAAATCTCGCAAAGATGAACTCAAAGAAGATGTGCAAGAACTCATCACCAAAGAAGAGACAGAAAGCCTAAAAAACACCAAATATAAAGAGCGAGATTTGCACCCTTTGCTTGTGTATTATCTCGCAAATGCAACTGAATTTAGATTGCAATGCAAAACAATCTACCACGAAAAAAGCAAAAAACAAATAAGTGGCAAAGACAAATGGGAAAACCCCGATATTGTAGGCGTTTATATACCTTTTAATGATTATGAACCCCAAACCCTTGAAATCCTCAAACATATCAATCACAATGTGTGCAGCCTCTTTTCGTTTGAATTAAAAGTCAAGGTAAATTTTGGGAATCTAAAAGAATCTTATTTCCAAGCAGTTTCTAATTCTAGTTGGGCAAATGAAGGCTATTTGGTGATTTTTGAAGACATAGAAGATGATGTGCTAGAGGAATTAAGGCGACTTAATGCAAGTTTTGGGATAGGAGTGATTAAGCTAGAGGCAAATCCTTTGGATTCTCGAGTGTTGTTGTCGGCAAAAAGAAGCGAGATTGATTTGCAAACTATGAATAGACTTGTGGATTCAAATCCTAATTTTAGGGAGTTTGTAGCGGATATCAACAAACAAATTAAAGCCGGAGCGGATACAAAAATCCAAGCTTGTTTTGATGAGGTGCTAGAGGAAGAAGTCCTAGAAAAATATCTCAAAAACACCATATATTTAGACTAA
- a CDS encoding sodium:solute symporter family transporter, whose protein sequence is MEVVNINTPIAVMFVAYAALMLFIGFYFYRQNKSSEDYFLGGRSMGPVVSALSAGASDMSGWLLMGLPGALYVSGFIDSYIAIGLTIGASLNWIFVAKRLRIYTSVVADSLTIPDYFETRFSDDKHILRVVCAVVILIFFTFYVSSGLVSGAKLFEEVFGIKYSYALTTGTLIIVAYTFFGGYKAVCWTDMIQGLLMLLALVALPLVMLSHIGGLSEAKKYISLSDDSSKKIIEIQGQIPNILNNLQSVESQEKIQSLIAALKNTQDRNISATNLDKNLKNDTQILMLFNQDLNSLVTSSDLAKRLELAVETNDSETLTSLLLAFSKIPFVAKERLQWFSGVSLVGIISALAWGLGYFGQPHILVRFMSIRSTRDIPKATFIGIGWMVVCLVAACFIGMLGVAYINKFNLTLADPERIFIVMSQLLFNPWIAGILLSAILAAIMSTASSQLLVSSSTIAEDFYKKIFKQEASNAMVLRLGKIGVLIVALIAFVISTDKDSSVLSIVAYAWAGFGASFGSVMIFSLFWSRMTRIGAIAGMISGAAVVVLWKQFFAYTGIYEIIPGFLVASLAIIIFSLISNVRPGTKAAYQKMLENL, encoded by the coding sequence ATGGAAGTTGTAAATATCAATACGCCTATTGCAGTTATGTTTGTTGCTTATGCGGCTTTAATGTTATTTATAGGTTTTTATTTTTACCGACAAAATAAAAGCAGTGAAGATTATTTTCTAGGTGGGCGTTCTATGGGTCCTGTGGTTTCAGCACTAAGTGCTGGAGCTTCAGATATGAGCGGATGGTTGCTTATGGGCTTACCGGGAGCTTTGTATGTAAGTGGGTTTATTGATAGTTACATTGCCATAGGTTTGACTATAGGAGCGAGTTTGAATTGGATTTTTGTCGCCAAGAGACTTCGCATTTATACAAGTGTTGTAGCCGATTCATTAACAATTCCGGATTATTTTGAGACACGCTTTAGTGATGATAAACATATTTTGCGTGTAGTTTGTGCGGTGGTGATTCTTATTTTCTTTACTTTTTATGTTTCATCGGGGCTTGTAAGTGGGGCAAAACTTTTTGAAGAAGTCTTTGGGATTAAATATTCTTATGCACTCACTACAGGAACTTTGATTATTGTAGCTTATACCTTTTTTGGAGGTTATAAGGCAGTGTGTTGGACAGATATGATTCAAGGCTTATTAATGCTTTTAGCACTTGTTGCTTTGCCGCTTGTAATGCTTTCACACATTGGAGGTTTGAGTGAAGCAAAGAAATACATTAGCCTTTCTGATGATTCAAGTAAAAAGATTATTGAAATTCAAGGGCAAATCCCAAATATACTAAACAATCTCCAATCTGTAGAATCTCAAGAAAAAATACAATCTTTAATCGCAGCACTTAAAAATACTCAAGATCGTAATATTAGTGCTACTAATCTTGATAAAAATCTTAAAAATGATACACAAATTTTGATGCTTTTTAATCAAGATTTAAACTCTTTAGTTACTTCAAGCGATCTTGCTAAAAGACTTGAATTAGCAGTAGAAACCAATGATAGTGAAACTTTAACTTCGTTGCTTTTAGCATTCTCAAAAATACCTTTTGTGGCAAAAGAGAGATTACAATGGTTTAGTGGTGTGTCCTTAGTGGGAATTATTTCTGCTCTTGCTTGGGGGCTTGGTTATTTTGGACAGCCTCATATTCTTGTGCGTTTTATGTCGATTCGATCAACTAGGGATATCCCAAAGGCAACTTTTATTGGTATAGGTTGGATGGTAGTTTGTCTTGTTGCGGCTTGTTTTATTGGTATGTTAGGCGTAGCTTATATTAATAAATTTAACCTTACTTTAGCAGATCCAGAGAGGATTTTTATAGTTATGTCTCAATTGTTATTTAATCCTTGGATAGCTGGAATCCTATTGAGTGCAATTTTGGCAGCTATTATGAGCACAGCTAGTTCGCAATTGCTTGTTTCTAGTTCAACAATTGCAGAGGATTTTTATAAAAAGATTTTTAAACAAGAAGCTTCAAACGCTATGGTGTTGCGTTTGGGTAAAATTGGAGTGCTTATAGTGGCTTTGATTGCGTTTGTTATTTCTACTGATAAAGATTCAAGCGTTTTAAGCATTGTAGCCTATGCTTGGGCAGGGTTTGGAGCATCTTTTGGATCGGTGATGATTTTTTCACTTTTTTGGAGTAGAATGACAAGAATTGGTGCCATTGCTGGAATGATTAGTGGTGCGGCTGTAGTAGTGCTATGGAAGCAATTTTTTGCTTATACGGGTATCTATGAGATTATCCCAGGATTCTTAGTGGCATCTTTAGCAATTATCATCTTTAGTTTAATAAGCAATGTGCGACCTGGGACTAAAGCTGCTTATCAAAAAATGCTAGAAAACCTTTAA
- a CDS encoding MFS transporter, translating into MNTYNTLAWLNFFIADVQDGLGPYLGVFLKNHHFLEGQIGLIGTITSLCALLFGVPLGILVDKTPYKRTLIAFCICAISGSVLLNFLYPTFLFTLIAQLTIALCAVFLAPAFAAITLGIVGRKQYALQTSKNEAYKHTGTAFSAGLSLVCAWYYGITSIFIITILMGIFALLCLALLRNVSINHALARGDEESTTTMFKSKSLKRSFMDKRIMALSFAMFCFHLSNAAMLPLLSQRAHTLGIDSSGAYAAATIIIAQSTMILIALVCGKLIVNPLGGSHRDLHDDSNSKLSKTLFALMAISLLGLCVRAMIAANYEGLGGMVATQILDGVGAGITGVIVPILVAIVLRGSGHINAGFSFVMTWGGIGGALSGSLGGFVAQYFGYFYAYIVLGSAALLGLIVWSFSWTAFKYLSKNTA; encoded by the coding sequence ATGAATACATATAACACTTTAGCGTGGTTAAATTTCTTTATTGCTGATGTGCAAGATGGCTTAGGTCCTTATCTAGGCGTATTTTTAAAAAATCATCACTTCTTAGAGGGGCAAATTGGGCTTATTGGCACAATTACTTCTCTTTGTGCGTTGCTTTTTGGTGTGCCACTTGGAATCTTAGTCGATAAGACACCTTATAAACGCACACTTATTGCATTTTGTATTTGTGCTATTAGTGGCAGCGTGCTGTTAAACTTCTTGTATCCGACATTTCTTTTTACACTCATCGCACAACTTACTATTGCTTTGTGTGCTGTGTTTCTCGCTCCTGCTTTTGCAGCGATAACGCTTGGGATTGTTGGTAGGAAGCAATATGCACTCCAAACAAGCAAAAATGAAGCTTACAAACACACTGGGACTGCTTTTAGTGCAGGATTAAGCCTCGTGTGTGCTTGGTATTATGGGATAACTTCGATTTTTATCATCACTATTCTTATGGGAATCTTTGCTCTTTTATGCCTTGCATTGTTACGCAATGTCTCTATAAACCACGCTTTAGCAAGGGGCGATGAAGAATCTACTACCACTATGTTTAAGTCAAAGTCTCTTAAAAGAAGTTTTATGGACAAGCGCATTATGGCGCTAAGTTTTGCAATGTTTTGCTTTCATCTTAGTAATGCTGCTATGCTTCCGCTTTTAAGTCAGCGCGCACATACTTTGGGGATAGATTCAAGTGGTGCGTATGCAGCAGCTACTATTATCATCGCTCAAAGCACAATGATTCTTATCGCGCTTGTGTGTGGCAAACTTATTGTAAATCCTTTGGGGGGTTCTCATAGAGATTTGCACGATGATAGTAATTCCAAGCTCTCAAAAACCCTTTTTGCTCTTATGGCAATTTCTCTTTTAGGGCTTTGTGTGCGTGCGATGATTGCGGCAAATTATGAGGGCTTGGGCGGTATGGTCGCTACACAGATTCTAGATGGAGTTGGTGCTGGGATTACAGGTGTGATTGTGCCTATTTTGGTGGCGATAGTCTTGCGTGGTAGTGGGCATATCAATGCCGGATTTAGTTTTGTGATGACTTGGGGTGGTATCGGTGGTGCATTAAGTGGAAGCTTGGGTGGCTTTGTGGCGCAGTATTTTGGGTATTTTTATGCATATATAGTTTTGGGCAGTGCAGCATTGCTTGGGTTAATTGTGTGGAGTTTTTCTTGGACTGCTTTTAAATATCTCTCAAAAAACACGGCTTAA